Proteins found in one Streptococcus anginosus subsp. whileyi MAS624 genomic segment:
- a CDS encoding IS30 family transposase: protein MSYFHLTITDRIKIETYLELGLKPCQIASKLGVHKSTISRELRRCQNGYSAALAQEQYDHRAKQKGRKSRLTPTLKKEIEDGLKSSWSPEQICGRYQLEQRPMVAFKTIYNWLYAGLIALDLSVLRRKGKTRQPKETRGRFRIGTSIAKRPKEVRNRETFGHWELDTVVSSRGKSKGCLATFLERKTRFYLAFKIPDRTAKSMFSAIEQLYKLFPKEALKTFTSDRGKEFACYPLVENLGISFFFADAYSSWQRGSNENANGLLREYFPKKTDLAAISDEALNKALYDINHRPRKCLAYRTACEALVDEYE from the coding sequence ATGAGCTACTTCCATCTTACCATAACCGACCGAATAAAGATAGAAACCTACTTGGAATTAGGTTTGAAACCTTGCCAAATTGCAAGTAAACTTGGCGTCCATAAGTCTACCATTTCAAGAGAGTTAAGACGATGCCAAAATGGTTACTCCGCAGCCCTAGCACAGGAACAGTATGACCACAGGGCTAAGCAAAAAGGTCGGAAGTCTCGTTTGACACCAACGTTGAAAAAGGAAATTGAGGACGGTTTAAAATCCTCCTGGTCGCCTGAACAGATTTGTGGCCGCTATCAGCTTGAACAAAGGCCGATGGTAGCTTTTAAAACAATCTATAACTGGCTCTATGCTGGTTTGATTGCTCTGGATTTGAGTGTCCTTCGTCGTAAAGGAAAAACTCGACAACCTAAAGAAACACGTGGAAGATTTAGGATTGGCACATCGATTGCCAAACGTCCTAAAGAGGTCAGGAATCGTGAGACCTTTGGTCACTGGGAGCTCGATACTGTGGTGTCTTCCAGAGGCAAAAGCAAGGGCTGTTTAGCGACCTTTCTGGAGCGAAAAACGCGCTTTTACTTAGCTTTCAAGATACCAGACAGAACAGCCAAATCCATGTTTTCAGCCATCGAACAACTTTATAAGCTATTTCCAAAAGAGGCTCTTAAAACCTTCACTTCAGATAGGGGAAAAGAGTTTGCCTGCTATCCTCTGGTAGAGAATTTAGGAATTTCCTTTTTCTTTGCGGACGCCTATTCATCCTGGCAGAGAGGAAGCAATGAAAACGCCAATGGCTTACTAAGAGAATATTTTCCAAAGAAAACAGATTTAGCCGCTATCTCTGATGAGGCTTTGAACAAGGCCTTATATGATATCAATCACCGACCACGA